The following coding sequences are from one Deltaproteobacteria bacterium window:
- a CDS encoding glycine/betaine/sarcosine/D-proline family reductase selenoprotein B: MKRIVHYVNQFFAGVGGEESAGAPPGVLEGAVGPGRLLQSLLGEGAGVVATVYCGDDHFSENEEEATARLLELVKAAAPDLLFAGPAFGSGRYGLACAGVCRVVGAELGIPVLTAMSPSNPGADAIRRDIPVVATGESSGDMRAAIEASAPLIVKLLTGETVAPGSEEGLLSRGGRWNTRASVPAAERAVDLLLAKLAGGPMETEIPLPPFQEVEPAPGIRDLGHAKIALVTTGGLVPRGNPDGIKSYLSTHFGAYHLESKEHLAADEFESVHGGFFTAAVNEDPNRLIPLDVLRDAVREGSLGGLHEYFYSTTGNGTPVETAADMARDIAASLGEDKVDGVILTSAUGTCTRCGAAMAKELERAGIPTVHVTNLVSVSENTGAKRIMSGRAIPHVFGDPSLDADEERRLRRGLVEQALEMLKEQEGAS; this comes from the coding sequence ATGAAGCGCATCGTCCACTACGTGAACCAGTTCTTCGCCGGCGTCGGCGGTGAGGAGAGCGCGGGGGCGCCGCCCGGCGTGCTGGAAGGCGCGGTGGGTCCGGGGCGGCTGCTGCAGTCCTTGCTGGGCGAGGGCGCCGGGGTCGTCGCGACGGTCTACTGCGGTGACGACCATTTCTCGGAGAACGAGGAGGAGGCCACGGCCCGGTTGCTGGAGTTGGTGAAGGCGGCGGCGCCGGACCTGCTGTTCGCCGGGCCGGCGTTCGGCTCGGGACGCTACGGACTGGCGTGCGCGGGGGTGTGCCGGGTGGTGGGCGCCGAGTTGGGCATCCCGGTGCTGACCGCCATGTCGCCGTCCAACCCCGGCGCCGACGCGATCCGGCGCGACATCCCGGTGGTCGCGACCGGGGAATCGTCGGGCGACATGCGCGCCGCCATCGAGGCCTCGGCCCCCCTCATCGTCAAGCTCCTGACCGGTGAAACCGTGGCTCCGGGCAGCGAGGAAGGCCTCCTTTCCCGCGGCGGCCGCTGGAACACACGGGCATCCGTTCCCGCGGCCGAACGGGCCGTGGACCTGCTGCTGGCGAAGCTCGCGGGCGGTCCGATGGAGACGGAGATCCCGCTGCCGCCGTTCCAGGAGGTGGAGCCGGCGCCGGGCATCCGGGACCTCGGCCACGCGAAAATCGCGCTGGTCACCACCGGCGGCCTCGTGCCGCGCGGCAATCCGGACGGCATCAAGTCGTACCTGTCCACCCACTTCGGCGCCTACCACCTCGAGAGCAAGGAGCACCTTGCGGCGGATGAATTCGAGTCGGTGCACGGCGGCTTCTTCACCGCGGCGGTAAACGAGGACCCCAACCGCCTGATTCCCCTCGATGTGCTGCGGGACGCGGTGCGCGAAGGATCCCTGGGCGGGCTGCACGAGTATTTCTACTCCACCACGGGCAACGGCACGCCCGTCGAGACCGCCGCCGACATGGCCCGGGACATCGCGGCGTCGCTAGGGGAGGACAAGGTCGACGGCGTCATACTCACCTCCGCCTGAGGGACCTGCACTCGCTGCGGCGCAGCGATGGCAAAGGAACTGGAGAGAGCCGGCATCCCCACGGTGCACGTGACCAATCTGGTATCGGTGTCGGAGAATACCGGCGCCAAGCGGATCATGTCGGGGCGGGCCATCCCGCACGTTTTCGGGGACCCGTCCCTTGACGCGGACGAGGAGCGCCGGCTGCGGCGGGGGCTGGTGGAGCAGGCGCTGGAGATGCTCAAGGAGCAGGAGGGCGCGTCGTGA
- a CDS encoding enoyl-CoA hydratase-related protein — protein MSNDMVLYEVTGQTAWITLNRPEALNAINEEMRLGIVEMCAQAQADRNVQVVLVRGAGEKAFTVGGDLKERAQRNADPAEAQASPLEARQARHLPGSSSPIEAFALLQKPSIALLHGYTVGAGLLIAMACDIRIAADNARLGVTEVRRGFMPASGGTQRLARIVGPAKALEICLSGELIDAREAYRIGLVNKLVSMDELTQAGEEMAAAFAKGAPLALRYVKESVHKGVDLPLDQALRLESDLAAFVLTTEDSKEGPRAFVEKRPPVWKGR, from the coding sequence ATGAGCAACGACATGGTTCTCTACGAAGTAACCGGGCAGACGGCCTGGATCACGCTCAACCGCCCGGAGGCGCTGAACGCCATCAACGAGGAGATGCGCCTGGGCATCGTCGAGATGTGCGCCCAGGCGCAGGCGGACCGGAACGTGCAGGTGGTGCTGGTCCGGGGGGCAGGGGAGAAGGCCTTCACCGTGGGCGGCGACCTCAAGGAGCGCGCGCAACGCAACGCCGACCCGGCCGAGGCGCAGGCGTCTCCGCTGGAGGCGCGTCAGGCTCGGCATTTGCCGGGCAGCTCCTCGCCCATCGAGGCCTTCGCGTTGTTGCAGAAGCCCTCCATCGCGCTGCTGCACGGCTACACGGTGGGCGCGGGCCTGTTGATCGCCATGGCCTGCGACATCCGCATCGCCGCGGACAACGCCCGGCTCGGGGTCACCGAGGTGCGGCGCGGCTTCATGCCGGCGTCCGGCGGCACCCAGCGGCTGGCCCGCATCGTGGGGCCGGCCAAGGCGCTGGAGATCTGCCTTTCGGGGGAGTTGATCGACGCCCGGGAAGCGTACCGCATCGGGCTCGTCAACAAGCTGGTATCGATGGACGAGTTGACACAGGCAGGCGAGGAGATGGCGGCGGCCTTCGCCAAGGGCGCGCCGCTGGCCCTGCGCTACGTCAAGGAATCCGTCCACAAGGGGGTCGACCTGCCGCTGGATCAGGCGCTGAGGCTGGAGTCCGACCTCGCCGCCTTCGTCCTCACCACCGAGGACAGCAAGGAAGGGCCGCGCGCCTTTGTCGAGAAGCGCCCGCCCGTGTGGAAGGGGCGTTGA
- a CDS encoding amidohydrolase family protein has translation MLRIDADAHVLETEETWEFMDGADRKYRPEVVGSTNGVGSGDEYWLVDGTLRLKSRNVGKDTPLESRELRDVAMRLKHMDELKVDIQVIFPTIFIIPLTPRPEIELALCRSYNRWMGECWKQSDNRLRWVAVVPLLSPEQVYEEAKLAKENGAVGIYMRGSEGERLLNDPFFFPVYDAAGRLDMPVCIHASNGSSVLHDYYKYEPVAFSKFKLVVVGAFHTIVAGGIPQRFPQLKMGFLEVSAQWLPYALTDLYKRPYVKEQGFNRNELLARNRIWVGCETTDDLPYVIENAGEDHLVVGTDYGHADSATELLAIDGVANDPRLSPDVKAKICGGNARELYNL, from the coding sequence ATGCTCAGAATCGATGCGGACGCACACGTTCTCGAAACCGAGGAGACCTGGGAGTTCATGGACGGCGCCGACCGCAAGTACCGGCCCGAGGTCGTCGGCTCCACCAACGGCGTCGGGTCCGGGGACGAGTACTGGCTGGTGGACGGCACCCTGCGCCTCAAGTCCCGAAACGTTGGCAAGGACACGCCGCTGGAGTCCCGTGAGCTGCGCGACGTGGCCATGAGGCTCAAGCACATGGATGAGCTCAAGGTGGACATCCAGGTGATCTTCCCCACCATCTTCATCATCCCGCTGACGCCCCGGCCCGAGATCGAGCTGGCGCTGTGCCGCAGCTACAACCGCTGGATGGGCGAGTGCTGGAAACAGTCCGACAACCGCCTGCGCTGGGTGGCGGTGGTGCCGCTCCTCAGCCCGGAACAGGTGTACGAGGAGGCCAAGCTGGCCAAGGAGAACGGCGCGGTAGGCATCTACATGCGCGGCTCCGAGGGCGAGCGGCTGCTGAACGATCCCTTTTTCTTTCCGGTGTACGACGCCGCCGGCAGGCTGGACATGCCGGTGTGCATCCACGCCTCCAACGGCAGCTCCGTGCTACACGACTACTACAAGTACGAGCCCGTGGCCTTCTCGAAGTTTAAGCTCGTGGTGGTGGGGGCTTTCCACACCATCGTCGCGGGCGGCATCCCCCAGCGGTTCCCGCAACTCAAGATGGGGTTCCTGGAGGTCAGCGCGCAGTGGCTCCCCTACGCGCTGACCGATCTGTACAAACGCCCGTACGTAAAGGAGCAGGGGTTCAACCGGAACGAACTGCTGGCAAGGAACCGGATCTGGGTCGGGTGCGAGACCACCGACGACCTTCCGTACGTCATCGAGAACGCCGGGGAGGACCACCTAGTGGTTGGCACCGACTACGGTCACGCCGACAGCGCCACCGAACTGCTGGCCATAGACGGCGTCGCCAACGACCCGCGTCTGAGCCCGGATGTCAAGGCCAAGATCTGCGGGGGGAATGCGCGGGAGCTGTACAACCTTTAA
- a CDS encoding amidohydrolase family protein: MTDPITDTTNEAPLEPDLPICDPHHHLWRRPDNLYLLDDFLRDATGGHHIVSSVAVECGAMYRETGPPELRPVGETEFLEGIAFENARADNRASVAAAIVAYADLALGDGVAEVLEAHLEAGPDRLRGIRYSTMWDASDAFRSVERPGLLRDSAVRKGMGCLRRCGLSFDAWLYHPQLPELVELARAFPDLPIILDHIGGPLGLGPYEGRRDEVFQAWSADIAALSECPNVALKLGGVGSLRSGYDWHTREPGPASAELAEAMRPYFEFCIEKFGPGRCMFESNFPVDRVSYSYVSVWNAFKIVSRGYSETERAALFHDTAARVYRLDSGANPSLIRTRA, encoded by the coding sequence TTGACCGATCCCATAACAGACACGACCAACGAAGCTCCGCTGGAGCCCGACCTCCCTATCTGCGACCCGCACCACCACCTGTGGCGGCGTCCCGACAACCTGTACCTGCTGGACGATTTCCTGCGCGACGCCACGGGCGGCCATCACATCGTGTCCAGCGTGGCCGTGGAGTGCGGCGCCATGTACAGGGAAACCGGGCCGCCCGAGCTGCGGCCGGTGGGGGAGACGGAGTTCCTGGAGGGCATCGCGTTCGAGAACGCGCGCGCCGACAACCGTGCCTCGGTGGCGGCCGCCATCGTGGCCTACGCCGACCTGGCCCTGGGCGACGGCGTGGCCGAAGTCCTCGAAGCGCACCTGGAAGCCGGCCCCGACCGGCTCCGCGGTATCCGCTATTCCACCATGTGGGACGCCTCGGACGCGTTCCGGAGCGTGGAGCGGCCCGGCCTGCTGCGGGACTCCGCGGTGCGCAAGGGAATGGGGTGCCTGCGGCGCTGCGGCCTGAGCTTCGACGCCTGGCTCTACCACCCGCAGCTCCCGGAGCTGGTGGAGCTGGCGCGCGCCTTCCCGGACCTGCCCATCATCCTCGACCACATCGGCGGGCCGCTGGGACTGGGCCCCTACGAGGGACGGCGCGACGAGGTGTTCCAGGCCTGGAGCGCCGACATCGCCGCACTGTCCGAATGCCCCAACGTGGCGCTCAAACTGGGCGGCGTCGGCTCACTGCGCTCAGGATACGACTGGCACACGCGCGAGCCCGGGCCCGCCTCCGCCGAGCTGGCCGAGGCCATGCGGCCGTACTTCGAGTTCTGCATCGAGAAGTTCGGCCCCGGCCGCTGCATGTTCGAAAGCAACTTCCCGGTGGATCGGGTATCGTATTCCTATGTTTCCGTGTGGAACGCGTTCAAGATCGTCAGCCGGGGCTATTCGGAAACGGAACGCGCGGCACTGTTCCACGACACCGCCGCCAGAGTCTACCGCCTTGACAGCGGCGCGAATCCGTCATTGATACGAACTCGTGCTTAG